In Frederiksenia canicola, the sequence TGCTGCTGTCGCAGTGAAAGGCGATAAATTATTAGTGGTAAACGGCGAGATTAAAGCAGGTCTTCGTACAGACACTACAGAGTTAGGTACACTGGGTAAAAATGGCGTCACTTGGAAGCAATTAGGCAAACTTCCAGCACCAAAAGGTTACACAGAACAAGAAGGTTTAGCTGGCGGTATGGGCGGTTACACCAAAGGTGGTTATATCGTAACGGGTGGTGCTAACTTCCCTGGTGCACGTGCGAACTATGCGAAAGGTATCAATGATGCACACCGCACAGGTGGCTTGAAGAAAACTTTCCACAATGCCGTTTATTCTTTAGATGAGAAAAAAGGTACTTGGAAAGTGGTTGGCGAATACCCAATCAACATCGCATACGGTGTGGCTCTTCCATACGACAATAAAGTGTTAATGGTTGGTGGTGAAACTGATGGCGGTAAAGCGTTAACTGAAGTGAAAACCATGAGTTTCGATGGTAAAAGCTTAAAAGTTGAGTAATTGTAACTAAACGGAAAATGCTGAGTGTGATGCTCAGCATTTTTATTTTCCGTAACAAGCGGTCAGTTTCTGGCAATTTTTTGCAATTGCAAAACTTGTGCGTGATCTGACCGCTTGTAATGTAAAAGACAGAGAAGATTTCCCTTTAGGGGCTACGCAAACGTTTTCTTTTTTTGTAAAATACGCCGTTCTGTTTTGCCTACTTTTTGAGGTTTTATGATTGATTTTATTATTATCGGGATTATTGTTTTTTCATTACTAGTGAGTTTATGGCGAGGTTTTGTCAGAGAGGTGTTGTCATTAGCTGGCTGGGTAATCGCCTTTTTTGTAGCAAGCAAATTTTATCAGCCAATGGCACAACTCCTATTGCAGTTTGATTCTGTCTATTTGAATAATTCGGAATATCTGCGTAATGGTATTGCCGCAGGAATTTTATTTATCGCTGTGTTAATCATCAGCGGAATTATCAACGCATTATTGGCTAAATTGGTCGATAAAACAGGGCTCTCTGGCACAGATCGCGTTTTAGGTGCTGGTTTTGGGATTCTACGAGGCGTGTTTATTGTTGCCGCTATTTTATTTTTTCTCGACACCTTCACTGCATTTAGCCAAAGTGAACTTTGGAAAGAATCTAAATTAATTCCCCATTTTGATTTCATCGTCAAATGGTTTTTTGAACAACTACAAGCAAATTCAACATTTTTAAAATCAACTAATTAGAGGTAGTTATGTGCGGTATTGTTGGGATTATCGGGCAATCGCCCGTTAATCAAGCGATTTATGATGGGCTGACGCTGTTGCAGCATCGTGGGCAAGATGCGGCGGGGATTGTCACCATTGATGCAGAAAATCGTTTCCGTTTACGCAAGGCAAACGGTTTAGTTAGTGATGTATTTCGTCAAGAACATATGTTGCGACTACAAGGTAATGTCGGCATTGGACATGTTCGTTATCCAACGGCGGGTAGTTCCAGTGTTTCCGAGGCTCAACCGTTTTATGTGAATTCACCTTACGGGTTAACCTTGGTTCACAACGGTAATTTAACCAATAATACCGAGCTGAAGAAGTTATTATTTACCATGGCAAAACGCCATGTGAATACCAACTCTGATTCCGAATCTCTCCTTAACATCTTCGCATACTATCTTGATCAATACGACACCGAGCCACTTACACCAGACAATATTTTTGAAACGGTTCGCAAAACCAACAGTGTAATTCGCGGGGCTTATGCCTGCTTAGCGATGATTATTGGTTACGGTATGGTTGCATTTCGTGATCCCTTTGGTATTCGTCCGCTTGTACTTGGAAAACGAGAAGAAAATGGTAAAACCGAATATATGTTTGCTTCAGAAACCATTGCATTAGATATTGTGGGCTTTGACTATGTACGAGATGTCAAACCAGGTGAGGCCATCTACATCACTTTTGATGGGGAGTTTCACTCTGCAATTTGTGCCGATGATCCGAAATTGAACCCGTGTATTTTTGAATACGTTTATTTTGCTCGTCCAGACTCCGTCATTGATGGCGTGTCCGTTTATGCTGCTCGTGTGCATATGGGACGTCTATTGGGAGAGAAAATCGCCCGAGAATGGCAAGATGTGTTGGACGATATTGATGTGGTGATCCCAATTCCTGAAACATCTACTGACATTGCTTTGCAAATTGCCAACGTGCTTGGCAAACCATATCGCCAAGGTTATGTGAAAAATCGCTATGTGGCACGTACCTTTATTATGCCTGGGCAGGCTCAGCGGAAATCGTCTGTTCGCCGCAAACTCAACCCAATCGCCAGCGAATTTAAAGGCAAAAATGTGTTGTTAGTGGATGATTCAATCGTGCGAGGTACAACCTCAGAACAGATTGTTGAAATGGCACGACAAGCGGGGGCAAATAAGGTCTATTTTGCATCGGCTGCACCCGAAATTCGCTATCCGAATGTCTATGGCATTGATATGCCAACGTGCCAAGAGCTTGTCGCTTATGACCGTACCGTTGAACAAGTTGCGGAAATGATCGGCGTTGATCGTCTCATTTTCCAAGATTTGCAAGACCTATTCAAATCCGTACAGCTTGAAAACCCTGCAATCCATAATTTCGATGCTTCTGTCTTTACTGGCGAATATATTACGGGTGATATTGATAAATGCTATCTCGATGCGATTGCAGCTACCCGTAACGACAAAGCCAAAGCACAACAAGCCAAACAAGCCACTAATTTAGAAATTCATAATGAAGGCTAGTAGTTAATCCACAATAACGCAATGGTAGAAAAGCTGATAAAGGGAATAAAAGGTAACTTTATCAGTTTTTCTTTTTTTATGAGCCAGTAACATAAATAAAATAGAATACCGAGTAAGCAAGAGCAGAGTAATAGCCAGAGCATTTGGTCTAATTGAAAGAGTGGACTGATAGCAATAAATAAAATCGCATCACCTAAACCAAAGACTTCTTTCTTATAGCACCATGTTGTCAATGGGATAAATATTGAAAAGAATAAAAAGGTGAAAAACAGGCTACAGATTTTCTCGTATAAGAAGTGGCTTTCAAAAAAGAGTAAATTAGCTAAAGATAATAATAAGATATAGGCAACATAACGACTGTCCGTTAAATAGTATTCATAATCTAACAATGATAAATAAATCAACATAAATAGCATTAAGATAATGGGTAAAGAATGGGAGGTAAATAATATTAAGATAAACGGATATAAAATAAAAAATAGCCAAGATAGTCTATTATTTTTCGGTTGTAATTTGGAATGCGCTAAACATTGTTGCAATGAAAAATTTAGCGGTATCAAACTTTGCATATCTTGATAAATTTGTTGATTTATTTTGTGTGGGAACTGTTTGATTTCTAAGTGAAACCATATCGCACAAAGTAATGAAATGCCAAATAATATCATTCCACAATACTCCCCATATCAAAAATGGGTAAATAAAGTCCAATTAAAATCGTGCCAATAATAATTCCCATCAATATCATCAATAGCGGTTCAAGTAATTGTGAAAGCATATCAATTTGGTAATCTAACCGTTGCTGATAAAGTTCACTAATATGGTTAAGCATTTCAGATAAATTACCGCTTTGTTCACCGATTGCAATCATTTGAATCACTTCATTGCCAAAAATGGTTGGATTTAATCCATCATTTAAGCGATAACCTTGCTGCAATAATTTTAAAACCAACTCTGATTCACTTGATAAAACTGGATCACTTTTCGTCTGAATAAAAGAATGTAAAATTCGATCTAAACGGATATGGGCTTGCAACATTAATGCACTATGTTGGCAGAAGAAAATAATGCGGGAGTGGGTAATAGTTTGATTAAATATGGGAAGGTGACTTAAGATGGCTAATTTTAATCGAGTAAGAAAGGGTATCTTTTTATTTAACCAGATGCTGAAAATACTCATGATTAAACTGAACATTGAAATAGTTTGAATGTTTTCCGTTAAAAACTCAGAGAGTAGAAAAAGGATTTCGGTAATAAAAGGTAATGATTTTCCTTTGCTATCATACAGTTCGGCAAATTGCGGAACGATGAAAATCAATAAACCAAGTGAAAGTGCCAACGAAATACATAACACAATCACAGGGTAAAATAGAATTTTCTTCATTTTTTTATGTAACTTTTCTGATTTAGTACGAGCCTCCACAATTTTGCAAAACATAGTCGCTAACTGACCGCTTGTTTCCCCCATTTTTATTAGCTGAATTTCTTGAGAGGGCAGAAATTTACCTAATTTTTCTAACGCAGATGAGAGAGCAAAACCACTTTCTAACTGTTGAATAAGTTGATTAATCCATTGATAAAGCGGAATATTTTGGCAATTTTGCAGCACCATTGCTAACGCATTTTTTAATGGAATCGCCGCACTGAGCAACAGTGCGATTTGGTTTAGTGTTTGGGTAATCTCTTCCTGTTTTGGGGCGGATCTAAATACAAAATTGCGGCTGATTTTGAGTTGAGAATAGCCTTTGTGGATCAGCTGTTTCTCCAGCTGAGCTCGACTTTCCGCTAAGCATTTGCCTTTCTGTTTCTGCCCAAAACGGTTTACACCTTTCCAGTGAAATTCTGCAATCATACTTTTTCCTCTTCGCCAATTACCCTTTCTACTTCTTTCATATCCGTTACACCTTCGTGTACTTTTTGTTTTGCGGCGGTGAAAAGGGTTGGGTAGTCTAAACAAGCGGTTTGTTTGTCGAAAACTTTTGCAGTTCGGCTGAGCAGTTGATAAACCCCAATTCGTCCTTGGTAGCCTTGATAACAATTGTCACAACCTTTGCCCGCACATTTGGAGCAGCATTTTCGGACAAGACGTTGAGCGATAACGAGCAGCAATGCATTGCGGATTTCATATTCGTGAATACCGAGCTGCATTAGGCGTTCAATCGCAGAAGGGGCATCATTGGTATGTAAGGTAGAAAGCACTAAATGCCCCGTTTGTGCGGCACGCAATGCCATTTGGGCACTTTCTTCATCACGAATTTCGCCCAACATAATGATGTCGGGATCTTGGCGTAAAAACGTCCGCAACAGTTGGCTGAAATCAAGGTTGATCCCACGATTGACTTGGGTTTGAATTAAGCCGTTGATCTCAATTTCGATCGGGTCTTCCGCTGTCAAAATATGTTTATCGCTTTGGTTTAGGTAACTCAATGCACTATACAGCGTAATACTTTTGCCACTACCGGTTGGACCGGTCACTAAAATTAGCCCCT encodes:
- a CDS encoding CvpA family protein; this translates as MIDFIIIGIIVFSLLVSLWRGFVREVLSLAGWVIAFFVASKFYQPMAQLLLQFDSVYLNNSEYLRNGIAAGILFIAVLIISGIINALLAKLVDKTGLSGTDRVLGAGFGILRGVFIVAAILFFLDTFTAFSQSELWKESKLIPHFDFIVKWFFEQLQANSTFLKSTN
- the purF gene encoding amidophosphoribosyltransferase is translated as MCGIVGIIGQSPVNQAIYDGLTLLQHRGQDAAGIVTIDAENRFRLRKANGLVSDVFRQEHMLRLQGNVGIGHVRYPTAGSSSVSEAQPFYVNSPYGLTLVHNGNLTNNTELKKLLFTMAKRHVNTNSDSESLLNIFAYYLDQYDTEPLTPDNIFETVRKTNSVIRGAYACLAMIIGYGMVAFRDPFGIRPLVLGKREENGKTEYMFASETIALDIVGFDYVRDVKPGEAIYITFDGEFHSAICADDPKLNPCIFEYVYFARPDSVIDGVSVYAARVHMGRLLGEKIAREWQDVLDDIDVVIPIPETSTDIALQIANVLGKPYRQGYVKNRYVARTFIMPGQAQRKSSVRRKLNPIASEFKGKNVLLVDDSIVRGTTSEQIVEMARQAGANKVYFASAAPEIRYPNVYGIDMPTCQELVAYDRTVEQVAEMIGVDRLIFQDLQDLFKSVQLENPAIHNFDASVFTGEYITGDIDKCYLDAIAATRNDKAKAQQAKQATNLEIHNEG
- a CDS encoding prepilin peptidase, which gives rise to MLIYLSLLDYEYYLTDSRYVAYILLLSLANLLFFESHFLYEKICSLFFTFLFFSIFIPLTTWCYKKEVFGLGDAILFIAISPLFQLDQMLWLLLCSCLLGILFYLCYWLIKKEKLIKLPFIPFISFSTIALLWINY
- a CDS encoding type II secretion system F family protein, producing MIAEFHWKGVNRFGQKQKGKCLAESRAQLEKQLIHKGYSQLKISRNFVFRSAPKQEEITQTLNQIALLLSAAIPLKNALAMVLQNCQNIPLYQWINQLIQQLESGFALSSALEKLGKFLPSQEIQLIKMGETSGQLATMFCKIVEARTKSEKLHKKMKKILFYPVIVLCISLALSLGLLIFIVPQFAELYDSKGKSLPFITEILFLLSEFLTENIQTISMFSLIMSIFSIWLNKKIPFLTRLKLAILSHLPIFNQTITHSRIIFFCQHSALMLQAHIRLDRILHSFIQTKSDPVLSSESELVLKLLQQGYRLNDGLNPTIFGNEVIQMIAIGEQSGNLSEMLNHISELYQQRLDYQIDMLSQLLEPLLMILMGIIIGTILIGLYLPIFDMGSIVE